One window from the genome of Myxocyprinus asiaticus isolate MX2 ecotype Aquarium Trade chromosome 30, UBuf_Myxa_2, whole genome shotgun sequence encodes:
- the srd5a1 gene encoding 3-oxo-5-alpha-steroid 4-dehydrogenase 1 translates to MDAILNKLFSSEEEELYVLDCLSYLMMFMASVTFLTLLFENVPYGRYASSRYGFPVNVKFAWFVQELPAFLVPLSLVLWSSCAKITHLPNQLLLLMFFCHYMQRSLIYPFLIRGGKSTPFISFALAFVFCIYNGYLQARYLSHYAEYSSDWVTHPCFITGSCMWFLGWTINIHSDHILRNLRKPGETGYKIPRGGMFEYVSGANFLGEIVEWAGFALAGHSLHSAAFAVFTLVVLSSRAVAHHKWYLAKFEDYPKSRKALIPFVF, encoded by the exons ATGGACGCTATTCTCAACAAATTATTTTCTTCTGAGGAGGAAGAACTGTACGTTTTGGATTGTTTATCCTACTTAATGATGTTCATGGCTTCCGTAACTTTCCTGACTTTACTCTTTGAGAACGTGCCCTATGGCAGATATGCATCCAGCAGGTATGGGTTTCCTGTAAATGTCAAATTCGCCTGGTTTGTTCAGGAACTGCCCGCTTTTCTTGTGCCTTTGAGTTTGGTGCTGTGGAGTTCCTGTGCAAAGATAACGCACCTGCCCAACCAGCTCCTTCTGCTCATGTTCTTTTGCCATTACATGCAAAG GTCCCTCATTTACCCATTTTTAATTAGAGGAGGGAAATCAACACCATTCATCTCGTTTGCCCTGGCCTTTGTCTTCTGCATCTATAATGGCTACCTGCAGGCAAGATACCTGAGCCACTATGCAGAATACTCGTCTGATTGGGTTACACATCCCTGTTTCATCACAG GGTCTTGTATGTGGTTCCTGGGATGGACCATTAACATTCACTCTGACCATATACTCAGGAACCTCCGTAAGCCTGGAGAGACAGGCTATAAGATACCTAgag GAGGCATGTTTGAATATGTATCAGGAGCAAACTTCTTGGGTGAGATTGTAGAATGGGCTGGATTTGCTCTGGCTGGTCACTCACTGCACAGTGCAGCTTTTGCCGTCTTCACTCTTGTTGTGCTGTCCAGTAGAGCAGTGGCTCACCACAA GTGGTATCTCGCAAAATTTGAAGACTACCCAAAATCAAGGAAAGCTTTAATACCGTTTGTGTTCTGA